Proteins encoded in a region of the Streptomyces sp. NBC_00258 genome:
- a CDS encoding glycosyltransferase family 4 protein translates to MTHEAMEAGLQEGSAADADRPLRIALLTYKGNPFCGGQGVYVRHLSRELARLGHQVEVIGSQPYPVLDEGEGLDGLSLTELPSLDLYRHPDPFRTPKRDEYRDWVDALEVGTMWTGGFPEPLTFSLRARRHLRARRGDFDVVHDNQTLGYGLLGDVGAPLVTTIHHPITVDRQLELDAAEGRRRRMSVRRWYAFTRMQKRVARRLPSVLTVSGTSRQEIVDHLGVRDDRIHVVHIGADTDLFSPDPSVPQVPGRIVTTSSADVPLKGLVFLVEALAKVRTEHPAAHLVVVGKRAEDGPVAQLIERYGLEGSVEFVKGISDAELVDLVRSAEVACVPSLYEGFSLPAAEAMATGTPLVATTGGAIPEVTGPDGETCLAVRPGDAGALAAGLSRLLGDPGLRVRLGSAGRERVLHRFTWAKAAEGTVSRYREAIASGGPSTAGAQSRSATGIRRPSTASRAADPAPATPAAPAPATSPAPAPAISPHAASATPPAGLASATPPHAASATPRDPALANPPAPAPATPLGLASTTASAPEPASPPHVASATPLDLASATPPAPASVTPPHVAPATPVNVAPATASVDTPHRESRTTC, encoded by the coding sequence GTGACCCATGAGGCCATGGAGGCAGGCCTCCAAGAGGGCTCGGCCGCCGACGCCGACCGACCGCTGCGCATCGCGCTCCTCACCTATAAAGGGAACCCGTTCTGCGGCGGCCAGGGCGTCTACGTACGGCACCTCTCGCGAGAGCTGGCCCGCCTCGGCCACCAGGTCGAGGTCATCGGCTCCCAGCCCTACCCCGTGCTCGACGAGGGCGAGGGACTCGACGGGCTCTCCCTCACCGAACTGCCCAGCCTCGACCTGTACCGGCACCCGGATCCCTTTCGTACGCCGAAGCGCGACGAGTACCGCGACTGGGTCGACGCGCTCGAAGTCGGCACGATGTGGACCGGCGGCTTCCCGGAACCGCTGACGTTCTCCCTGCGAGCCCGCCGCCATCTCCGCGCCCGCCGCGGCGACTTCGACGTCGTGCACGACAACCAGACCCTGGGTTACGGGCTGTTGGGGGACGTGGGCGCCCCGCTGGTCACCACCATCCACCACCCCATCACCGTGGACCGGCAGTTGGAGCTCGACGCCGCGGAGGGCCGGCGCCGCCGGATGTCCGTACGCCGCTGGTACGCGTTCACGCGCATGCAGAAGCGCGTCGCACGCCGCCTCCCCTCCGTCCTCACCGTCTCCGGCACGTCCCGCCAGGAGATCGTCGACCACCTCGGCGTACGCGACGACCGCATCCACGTCGTCCACATCGGCGCCGACACCGACCTCTTCTCGCCGGATCCGTCCGTGCCGCAGGTGCCGGGCCGGATCGTCACCACGTCCAGCGCGGACGTCCCCCTCAAGGGCCTCGTCTTCCTCGTCGAGGCGCTCGCGAAGGTCCGTACGGAGCACCCCGCCGCGCACCTCGTCGTCGTCGGCAAGCGCGCCGAGGACGGGCCGGTCGCCCAGCTCATCGAGCGCTACGGCCTCGAAGGCTCAGTCGAGTTCGTGAAGGGCATCTCGGACGCCGAACTCGTCGACCTCGTACGGTCCGCCGAGGTCGCCTGCGTGCCCTCCCTCTACGAGGGCTTCTCGCTGCCCGCCGCCGAGGCGATGGCCACCGGTACGCCGCTCGTGGCCACGACCGGCGGGGCCATCCCCGAGGTCACCGGCCCCGACGGCGAGACCTGCCTGGCCGTCAGGCCCGGCGACGCGGGGGCGCTGGCCGCCGGGCTGAGCCGGCTGCTGGGCGACCCCGGGCTGCGCGTACGACTCGGCTCCGCCGGACGGGAGCGCGTCCTCCACCGCTTCACCTGGGCCAAGGCCGCCGAGGGCACGGTCTCCCGCTACCGCGAGGCGATCGCGAGCGGGGGCCCCTCCACGGCCGGGGCGCAGAGCCGCTCCGCGACCGGGATCCGGCGCCCTTCCACGGCCTCAAGGGCCGCAGACCCGGCGCCCGCCACTCCTGCGGCCCCGGCGCCCGCCACCTCTCCGGCCCCGGCGCCTGCCATCTCTCCGCACGCGGCGTCCGCCACTCCTCCTGCGGGCCTGGCGTCCGCCACCCCTCCGCACGCGGCGTCCGCCACCCCACGGGATCCGGCGCTCGCCAACCCTCCCGCCCCGGCGCCCGCCACCCCGCTGGGCCTGGCGTCCACCACCGCTTCGGCCCCGGAGCCTGCCTCCCCTCCGCACGTGGCGTCCGCCACCCCTCTGGACCTGGCGTCAGCCACCCCGCCGGCCCCGGCGTCCGTCACCCCTCCGCACGTGGCGCCCGCCACCCCCGTGAACGTGGCTCCCGCCACCGCCTCCGTGGACACCCCTCACCGTGAAAGCAGGACCACGTGCTGA
- a CDS encoding N-acetylmuramoyl-L-alanine amidase — translation MSYVGPDFEPPRPPRHPLRGPLTVAVAALVPGALVGWLVWQAVGDSGGDAQASPSSASSSSGRSAAPGSSDDGKEQPGDTGRTSDSEKPGGSPSASAPAASGPLKGKVVVIDPGHNPGNFQHTSEINQQVNIGTNSKECDTTGTATNDGYTEARFTLDVARRMRTVLEKEGATVKFTQDGDRSWGPCVDERAEIGNKADADAVVSIHADGAGAGNRGFHVILPGSVHSGAADTRPIVASSRELGERVADGFLRVTGSAPSNYIGGGTGLDVRKDLGGLNLSTVPKVFIECGNMRDSKDAAQLTSSAWRQKAAQGISEGIVSFLHG, via the coding sequence GTGTCGTACGTAGGTCCTGACTTCGAACCTCCCCGTCCCCCGCGCCACCCCCTGCGCGGCCCCCTGACCGTCGCCGTCGCCGCGCTCGTGCCGGGCGCGCTGGTGGGCTGGCTGGTGTGGCAGGCCGTGGGGGACTCCGGCGGGGACGCACAGGCGTCGCCCTCGTCCGCGTCCTCCTCGTCGGGCCGGTCCGCCGCGCCGGGCTCCTCGGACGACGGCAAGGAGCAACCCGGCGACACCGGCCGGACGAGCGACAGCGAGAAGCCCGGCGGGTCGCCCTCCGCCTCGGCCCCCGCCGCCTCCGGCCCGCTCAAGGGCAAGGTCGTCGTCATCGACCCCGGTCACAACCCCGGCAACTTCCAGCACACGTCCGAGATCAACCAACAGGTGAACATCGGGACGAACTCGAAGGAGTGCGACACAACGGGTACGGCGACCAACGACGGTTACACCGAGGCGAGGTTCACCCTCGACGTCGCCCGTCGTATGCGCACCGTCCTGGAGAAGGAGGGCGCCACCGTGAAGTTCACGCAGGACGGCGACCGCTCCTGGGGCCCGTGCGTCGACGAGCGGGCCGAGATCGGGAACAAGGCCGACGCCGATGCCGTGGTGTCGATCCACGCGGACGGCGCGGGCGCCGGCAACCGCGGTTTCCATGTGATCCTGCCCGGCTCCGTACACTCCGGCGCGGCCGACACCCGGCCGATCGTGGCCTCGTCCCGCGAACTCGGCGAGCGCGTCGCGGACGGTTTCCTGCGCGTCACCGGCAGCGCCCCCTCCAACTACATCGGCGGCGGCACCGGTCTGGACGTCCGCAAAGACCTCGGCGGTCTCAATCTGTCAACGGTTCCGAAGGTCTTCATCGAGTGCGGCAACATGCGCGACAGCAAGGACGCCGCACAGCTGACCAGCAGCGCGTGGAGGCAGAAGGCGGCGCAAGGAATCTCTGAGGGAATCGTGAGTTTCCTGCACGGGTAG
- a CDS encoding LLM class F420-dependent oxidoreductase, whose translation MRLGLALGYWGRGPSADHVPLAQEAERLGYDSVWTAESWGSDVFTPLTWIAAQTSRIKLGTAIAQMAARSPTTTAMHALTLDHLSGGRVMLGLGLSGPQVVEGWYGRPFPRSPLTATREYVDVVRQVLRREAPVELDGRFHSHPYRGEDGTGIGKALKPITHPLRAELPILLGAEGPKNIAQTTRIADGWLPLYWSPMRTDVYEASLEAAPEGFLVAPMARAKVCDDVAEGLLPVKAMLGFYIGGMGHAARNFHADLMARMGFEEEARRIQELFLAGRREEAVLAVPDAFADEISLVGPRERIAERLELWRKGPVTDLLVLSPDRLTLRTLAELNS comes from the coding sequence ATGCGGCTAGGACTCGCTCTCGGTTACTGGGGACGCGGTCCCTCGGCGGACCATGTGCCCCTCGCCCAGGAGGCGGAGCGGCTCGGTTACGACTCCGTGTGGACCGCCGAGTCCTGGGGCTCCGACGTCTTCACGCCGCTCACCTGGATCGCGGCGCAGACCTCAAGGATCAAGCTGGGTACGGCGATTGCCCAGATGGCCGCCCGCTCCCCCACCACGACCGCGATGCACGCGCTCACGCTCGACCATCTCTCGGGCGGGCGTGTGATGCTCGGCCTCGGTCTGTCGGGACCGCAGGTCGTCGAGGGCTGGTACGGGCGTCCGTTCCCCAGGTCGCCGCTCACCGCGACCCGGGAGTACGTCGACGTCGTACGCCAGGTCCTCAGGCGTGAGGCGCCCGTGGAGCTGGACGGGCGGTTCCACTCGCATCCGTACCGGGGCGAGGACGGGACGGGGATCGGCAAGGCGCTCAAGCCGATCACGCATCCCCTCCGTGCCGAACTGCCCATCCTCCTCGGCGCCGAGGGGCCGAAGAACATCGCGCAGACCACCCGGATCGCGGACGGCTGGCTGCCGCTGTACTGGTCGCCGATGCGGACGGACGTGTACGAGGCCTCCCTCGAAGCGGCTCCCGAGGGCTTCCTGGTCGCGCCCATGGCCCGGGCGAAGGTCTGTGACGACGTCGCCGAGGGGCTGCTGCCCGTGAAGGCGATGCTCGGCTTCTACATCGGTGGCATGGGGCACGCGGCACGCAACTTCCATGCCGACCTGATGGCACGGATGGGCTTCGAGGAGGAGGCCCGCCGTATCCAGGAGCTGTTCCTGGCGGGCCGTCGCGAGGAGGCCGTGCTCGCCGTGCCGGACGCGTTCGCCGACGAGATCTCACTCGTCGGCCCGCGCGAACGGATCGCGGAGCGGCTGGAGTTGTGGCGGAAGGGTCCCGTGACGGACCTGCTGGTGCTGTCACCGGACCGGCTCACCCTTCGCACGCTGGCAGAGCTCAACTCCTAG
- a CDS encoding aldehyde dehydrogenase, whose product MTELVEHGQLFIGGELAAPLGQDVIEVISPHTEEVIGRVPHASRADVDRAVAVARTAFDEGPWPRMSLDERIEVVTRIKDAIAVRHEEIARVISSENGSPYSWSVLAQALGAMMVWDAAITVARDFTYEETRDGVLGKILVRREPVGVVAAVAPWNVPQFVAAAKLAPALLTGCTVVLKPSPESPLDAYILGEIAKEAGLPEGVLSILPADREVSEYLVGHPGIDKVSFTGSVAAGRRVMEVASRNLTRVTLELGGKSAAVVLPDADIETSVPGIVSAAWMNNGQACVAQTRILLPRSRYDEFAEAFAAAAGALVVGDPLDPATQVGPLVAQRQQQRNLDYIRIGQEEGAKILTGGGRPPGLDRGWYVEPTLFGDVDNSMRIAREEIFGPVICLLPYGDEAEAVKIANDSDYGLSGSVWTADVARGIDVARQVRTGTYSVNTFSLDMLGPFGGYKNSGLGREFGPEGYGEYLEHKMIHLPAGWEA is encoded by the coding sequence ATGACCGAGCTCGTGGAACACGGACAGCTGTTCATCGGCGGGGAGTTGGCCGCTCCCCTGGGCCAGGACGTCATCGAGGTGATCTCCCCGCACACCGAGGAGGTCATCGGCCGGGTGCCGCACGCCTCACGGGCGGACGTCGACCGGGCCGTCGCGGTCGCGCGGACCGCGTTCGACGAGGGCCCCTGGCCGCGGATGTCCCTCGACGAGCGCATCGAGGTCGTCACCCGGATCAAGGACGCGATCGCCGTACGCCACGAGGAGATCGCCCGCGTCATCTCCTCCGAGAACGGCTCCCCGTACTCCTGGAGCGTCCTCGCGCAGGCCCTCGGCGCGATGATGGTGTGGGACGCGGCGATCACGGTCGCGCGCGACTTCACGTACGAGGAGACACGCGACGGAGTGCTCGGGAAGATCCTCGTGCGGCGCGAGCCGGTCGGGGTCGTCGCGGCAGTCGCCCCCTGGAACGTCCCGCAGTTCGTGGCGGCGGCCAAGCTCGCGCCCGCGCTGCTGACCGGCTGCACGGTCGTGCTCAAGCCCTCGCCCGAGTCGCCGCTCGACGCCTACATACTCGGCGAGATCGCGAAGGAGGCCGGGCTGCCGGAGGGCGTGCTCTCGATCCTGCCGGCGGACCGCGAGGTGAGCGAGTACCTGGTCGGGCATCCCGGAATCGACAAGGTCTCCTTCACGGGTTCGGTCGCCGCGGGCAGGCGGGTCATGGAGGTCGCCTCACGCAACCTCACGCGCGTGACACTGGAGTTGGGCGGGAAGTCGGCGGCGGTGGTCCTGCCGGACGCGGACATCGAGACCTCCGTGCCGGGCATCGTCTCGGCGGCCTGGATGAACAACGGTCAGGCGTGTGTCGCCCAGACCCGCATCCTGCTGCCGCGCTCGCGCTACGACGAGTTTGCGGAGGCGTTCGCCGCTGCGGCGGGGGCGCTGGTGGTCGGTGACCCGCTCGACCCTGCGACCCAGGTGGGCCCGCTGGTCGCGCAACGGCAGCAGCAGCGCAACCTCGACTACATCCGCATCGGCCAGGAGGAGGGCGCCAAGATCCTCACGGGTGGCGGGCGTCCGCCCGGTCTCGACCGCGGCTGGTACGTCGAGCCGACGCTCTTCGGCGATGTCGACAACTCCATGCGGATCGCGCGCGAGGAGATCTTCGGGCCGGTGATCTGCCTGCTCCCGTACGGCGACGAGGCCGAGGCGGTCAAGATCGCCAACGACTCCGACTACGGGCTGAGCGGCAGCGTCTGGACGGCCGACGTGGCCCGTGGCATCGACGTGGCGCGCCAGGTCCGTACCGGCACGTACTCCGTCAACACCTTCAGCCTCGACATGCTCGGACCCTTCGGCGGCTACAAGAACTCCGGCCTGGGGCGCGAGTTCGGTCCCGAGGGCTACGGTGAGTACCTGGAGCACAAGATGATCCACCTGCCCGCCGGCTGGGAGGCCTGA
- a CDS encoding vWA domain-containing protein, giving the protein MSRGLRVLTLCLALALTVTVTACTGDDDEKTTLRVLAGPDLAVLEPLLDELRDETGVELDMDYRADADTGDDLAPGTGKGSGGHDLAWLSTDRSFRLRHKDTAQRLLRTPTMLSPVVVGLRPDVARELRAKSPGGRLSWADIADAAATGTVRFGMADPRQTGSGLAALVGVATAAAGTGGALRENDVSCDRLRGFRSGQKLTADSTRDLLDDFVDHPGTANALITYESDLLALNSGGRLKEKLEIVRPEDGMVLADFPLLLLDPDDPDRRAAYDKVVEWIGRDSVQEKIMRTALRRPVSPSVRRDGQLRAPVGNALYFPDQPRVVERLLDDYGDPRRRVPDQVIFLLDFSGSMRGERMAALREAFADLSGADSSATGKFARFYQGERLTVVRFGGRVLEERTVTVDGQKDLKTLADVVARGGYGDATAVWTALDHGYRTASTVVADDPERAVSIVLMTDGENNSGIAYEEFVRRYEARAAETRAAVHTYPVHFGEADAGALRRAATKTGGRMVDAQGSSLSEAFKEIRGCR; this is encoded by the coding sequence GTGAGCCGCGGGCTCCGGGTCCTGACCCTGTGTCTGGCGCTCGCCCTGACCGTCACCGTCACCGCCTGCACCGGAGACGACGACGAGAAGACCACCCTCCGCGTCCTCGCCGGCCCCGACCTCGCCGTACTGGAGCCGCTCCTCGACGAGTTGAGGGACGAGACCGGTGTCGAGCTCGACATGGACTACCGGGCCGACGCGGACACCGGTGACGACCTGGCCCCCGGCACCGGGAAGGGAAGCGGCGGGCACGACCTGGCCTGGCTCTCCACCGACCGCTCCTTCCGGCTGCGCCACAAGGACACCGCCCAGCGGCTGCTGCGTACGCCGACCATGCTCTCGCCGGTCGTCGTCGGCCTGCGGCCGGACGTCGCCCGCGAGCTGCGCGCCAAGTCACCGGGTGGCAGGCTCAGTTGGGCCGACATCGCCGATGCCGCCGCCACCGGGACCGTACGCTTCGGGATGGCCGACCCACGGCAGACGGGCAGCGGGCTCGCCGCGCTCGTCGGCGTCGCGACCGCCGCGGCGGGCACCGGCGGCGCCCTGCGCGAGAACGACGTCTCCTGCGACCGGCTGCGCGGCTTCCGCTCCGGCCAGAAACTCACCGCCGACTCCACCCGCGACCTGCTCGACGACTTCGTCGACCACCCCGGCACGGCCAACGCCCTCATCACCTACGAGTCCGACCTGCTCGCCCTCAACTCCGGTGGCCGGCTGAAGGAGAAGCTGGAGATCGTCCGCCCCGAGGACGGCATGGTCCTCGCCGACTTCCCCCTGCTGCTCCTCGACCCGGACGACCCGGACCGACGGGCCGCCTACGACAAGGTCGTGGAGTGGATCGGGCGGGACTCCGTACAGGAGAAGATCATGCGCACGGCCCTGCGGCGGCCGGTGAGCCCGTCCGTCCGGCGGGACGGACAACTGCGCGCCCCGGTCGGCAACGCGCTCTACTTCCCCGACCAACCGCGTGTCGTGGAACGGCTGTTGGACGACTACGGCGATCCCCGGCGACGGGTCCCCGACCAGGTGATCTTCCTGCTCGACTTCTCCGGGTCGATGCGCGGCGAGCGCATGGCGGCCCTGCGCGAGGCCTTCGCGGACCTCAGCGGCGCGGACTCCTCCGCGACGGGCAAGTTCGCGCGCTTCTACCAGGGCGAGCGGCTCACCGTCGTACGGTTCGGCGGCCGCGTACTGGAGGAGAGGACCGTCACCGTCGACGGGCAGAAGGACCTGAAGACGCTCGCCGACGTCGTCGCGCGCGGCGGCTACGGCGACGCGACCGCCGTCTGGACCGCCCTCGACCACGGCTACCGCACGGCCTCGACCGTGGTGGCCGACGACCCCGAACGGGCCGTGTCCATCGTCCTGATGACGGACGGCGAGAACAACTCCGGTATCGCGTACGAGGAGTTCGTACGCCGCTACGAGGCGCGGGCGGCCGAAACCCGCGCCGCGGTCCACACCTACCCCGTGCACTTCGGAGAGGCCGACGCCGGCGCACTGCGGCGCGCGGCCACGAAGACGGGCGGACGCATGGTGGACGCGCAGGGCTCATCCCTTTCCGAGGCGTTCAAGGAGATCCGTGGCTGTCGTTGA
- a CDS encoding ferredoxin gives MGDRWHVEVDRSLCIGSAQCTHLAPTAFHLDSAMQSHPAEPEADANEKVLEAAEGCPVEAIMITVLGSGEAVFPPEE, from the coding sequence ATGGGCGACCGCTGGCACGTCGAGGTCGACCGCTCCCTCTGCATCGGCTCGGCCCAGTGCACCCACCTCGCCCCCACCGCCTTCCACCTCGACTCGGCCATGCAGTCCCACCCGGCGGAGCCGGAGGCCGACGCCAACGAGAAGGTCCTGGAGGCGGCGGAGGGGTGTCCGGTGGAGGCGATCATGATCACCGTGCTGGGGAGCGGGGAGGCGGTGTTTCCGCCGGAGGAGTGA
- a CDS encoding prenyltransferase, giving the protein MTTPRTEHLVLTGVLTAEQAAQTVRGILAVQRADGAIPWFRGHHLDPWDHTEAAMALDAAGEHEAAGRAYDWLARHQNEDGSWYAAYADGDAADVTDRGRETNFCAYVAVGVWHHYLATGDDAFLDRMWPTVFAAVEFVLELQQPGGQIGWKREDDGTPVDDALLTGSSSVHHALRCALAIAEEREEPQPDWELAVGALRHAIRRHPERFLDKDRYSMDWYYPVLGGALTGAEAKDRIEGAWDRFVVPGLGVRCVVPNPWVTGGESAELALALWAVGESDRALEILQSIQHLRDPGTGLYWTGYVFDAQAVWPEELTSWTAGSLLLAVAALGGDEATCAVFSGDRLPTGLDPDCCQ; this is encoded by the coding sequence GTGACGACACCGCGCACCGAGCACCTCGTCCTGACCGGAGTGCTCACCGCGGAACAGGCCGCGCAGACCGTCCGGGGCATCCTGGCCGTACAGCGCGCGGACGGCGCCATACCGTGGTTCCGCGGGCACCATCTCGACCCGTGGGACCACACCGAGGCCGCCATGGCCCTGGACGCGGCCGGCGAGCACGAGGCCGCAGGGCGGGCGTACGACTGGCTGGCCCGGCACCAGAACGAGGACGGTTCCTGGTACGCGGCCTACGCCGACGGGGACGCCGCCGACGTCACCGACCGCGGCCGTGAGACCAACTTCTGCGCGTACGTCGCCGTCGGTGTGTGGCACCACTACCTCGCCACCGGCGACGACGCGTTCCTGGACCGGATGTGGCCGACCGTGTTCGCGGCGGTGGAGTTCGTCCTCGAACTGCAGCAGCCCGGCGGACAGATCGGCTGGAAGCGCGAGGACGACGGGACGCCCGTCGACGACGCGCTGCTGACCGGGAGTTCGTCCGTCCACCATGCGCTGCGCTGCGCGCTCGCCATCGCCGAGGAACGCGAAGAGCCGCAGCCCGACTGGGAGTTGGCGGTGGGCGCGCTGCGCCACGCGATACGCCGGCACCCGGAGCGGTTCCTCGACAAGGACCGCTACTCGATGGACTGGTACTACCCGGTGCTGGGCGGCGCGCTGACCGGCGCCGAGGCGAAGGACCGCATCGAGGGGGCCTGGGACCGCTTCGTGGTCCCGGGGCTCGGCGTGCGGTGTGTCGTCCCCAACCCGTGGGTGACGGGCGGGGAGTCGGCCGAACTCGCCCTGGCGCTCTGGGCCGTGGGCGAGTCCGACAGGGCCCTGGAGATTCTCCAGTCGATCCAGCATCTGCGGGACCCGGGAACCGGCCTGTACTGGACGGGCTACGTCTTCGACGCCCAGGCCGTCTGGCCCGAAGAGTTGACCTCCTGGACGGCCGGTTCCCTCCTCCTCGCCGTCGCCGCTCTGGGCGGCGACGAGGCGACGTGCGCGGTCTTCAGCGGCGACCGCCTGCCGACGGGCCTGGACCCGGACTGCTGTCAGTAG
- a CDS encoding sialidase family protein: MALVTGQRPSGAPRPIYLTTFLTLVAALLAALLVSPDSASAAGVSDVRTVHTNQETEGDGPRVPDIISTSANNAVVAWREGTLPGRVDEGYIRYSYTTDGGAKWSHPKVLAQETSEYLWHYVTLYQVGDELFAYLGRTPVLDDSETDGDGNNDNGLPINDIVVKRSTDQGHTWQDYAVDMPLDDPATAADEGLGNLAFAGRPLQLANGDHVMPYWASGRENGVLYSTDLKKWVARPAIPDPNKYMGGEPQLTVSQDDPNKLVMVARSNYAVSKVSAVTATSADGGLSWTDWALDSNVPSNDSKVFFTTDSAGRYLTIANTSLDASAYRKVLNYKVKSPGKAWGAAKLFADGPADDPTPAGTGAGWDTYPMADEYAPGKFFVVWEHDTSAIKVSRLDISDT, from the coding sequence GTGGCTCTGGTAACGGGACAGCGGCCCTCGGGAGCACCTCGGCCGATCTACCTGACGACGTTCCTCACGCTCGTCGCCGCCCTCCTCGCGGCCCTCCTCGTCTCCCCCGACAGCGCGTCCGCCGCGGGGGTCTCCGACGTGAGGACGGTCCACACGAACCAGGAGACCGAGGGCGACGGCCCCCGCGTCCCCGACATCATCAGCACCAGCGCGAACAACGCGGTCGTGGCCTGGCGGGAGGGCACGCTGCCCGGCAGGGTCGACGAGGGGTACATCCGGTACTCGTACACCACCGACGGCGGCGCGAAGTGGTCCCACCCGAAGGTGCTGGCGCAGGAGACCAGTGAGTACCTCTGGCACTACGTCACCCTCTACCAGGTGGGCGACGAGCTCTTCGCGTATCTCGGCCGCACGCCGGTCCTGGACGACAGCGAGACCGACGGCGACGGAAACAACGACAACGGTCTGCCGATCAACGACATCGTCGTCAAGCGAAGCACCGACCAGGGGCACACCTGGCAGGACTACGCCGTCGACATGCCGCTCGACGACCCGGCCACCGCGGCCGACGAGGGCCTGGGGAACCTCGCCTTCGCCGGACGTCCGCTCCAACTGGCCAACGGGGATCACGTCATGCCGTACTGGGCGTCGGGCAGGGAGAACGGGGTGCTGTACTCCACCGACCTCAAGAAGTGGGTCGCCCGCCCCGCCATCCCGGACCCGAACAAGTACATGGGCGGCGAACCGCAGCTCACCGTCTCGCAGGACGACCCGAACAAGCTGGTCATGGTCGCGCGCAGCAACTACGCCGTGTCGAAGGTCTCCGCGGTGACGGCCACCAGCGCCGACGGCGGTCTGTCCTGGACCGACTGGGCCCTGGACAGCAATGTGCCGTCCAACGACTCCAAGGTGTTCTTCACCACGGACAGCGCCGGCCGGTATCTGACCATCGCGAACACCTCCCTCGATGCCAGTGCCTACCGCAAGGTCCTGAACTACAAGGTCAAGAGCCCCGGCAAGGCATGGGGAGCCGCCAAGCTGTTCGCCGACGGCCCCGCCGACGACCCGACACCGGCCGGCACGGGCGCGGGCTGGGACACGTACCCGATGGCCGACGAGTACGCGCCCGGCAAGTTCTTCGTCGTCTGGGAGCACGACACGTCGGCCATCAAGGTGAGCAGGCTCGACATCTCCGACACGTAG
- a CDS encoding TetR family transcriptional regulator has translation MPAEAKTSAKAAQPAVRAAQPVTPPLTERQEARRRRILHASAQLASRGGFDAVQMREVAESSQVALGTLYRYFPSKVHLLVATMQDQLAHMHGTLRKKPPAGDTAAERVAETLMRAFRALQREPHLADAMVRALTFADRSVSPEVDQVSRQTTVIILDAMGLDDPTPAQLSAVRVIEHTWHSALITWLSGRASIAQVKIDIETVCRLIDLTEVRETR, from the coding sequence ATGCCTGCGGAAGCCAAGACTTCGGCGAAGGCCGCGCAGCCGGCGGTACGGGCCGCGCAGCCGGTCACTCCCCCGCTCACCGAGCGCCAGGAGGCGCGGCGGCGGCGCATCCTGCACGCGAGCGCGCAGCTGGCGAGCCGGGGCGGGTTCGACGCGGTGCAGATGCGGGAGGTCGCGGAGTCGTCCCAGGTGGCCCTGGGCACGCTCTACCGCTACTTCCCGTCCAAGGTGCATCTGCTGGTCGCGACGATGCAGGACCAGCTCGCCCATATGCACGGGACGCTCCGCAAGAAGCCGCCGGCGGGCGACACGGCGGCGGAGCGGGTGGCCGAGACGCTGATGCGCGCCTTCCGCGCCCTCCAGCGCGAGCCGCATCTCGCCGACGCGATGGTCCGCGCCCTGACCTTCGCCGACCGCAGCGTCAGCCCGGAGGTCGACCAGGTCTCCCGCCAGACCACGGTGATCATCCTCGACGCGATGGGCCTCGACGACCCCACCCCCGCCCAGCTCTCCGCGGTCCGCGTCATCGAGCACACCTGGCACTCGGCCCTCATCACCTGGCTCTCGGGCCGCGCCTCCATCGCCCAGGTCAAGATCGACATCGAGACGGTGTGCAGGCTGATCGACCTGACGGAGGTCAGGGAGACGCGGTAG
- a CDS encoding class I SAM-dependent methyltransferase, which translates to MLTVDFSRFPLAPGDRVLDLGCGAGRHAFECYRRGAHVVALDQNAEEIREVAKWFAAMKEAGEAPEGATATAMEGDALQLPFPDESFDVVIISEVMEHIPDDKGVLAEMVRVLKPGGRIAITVPRYGPEKVCWTLSDAYHEVEGGHIRIYKADELLGKIREAGLRPYGTHHAHALHSPYWWLKCAFGVDNDKALPVRAYHKLLVWDIMKKPLATRVAEQALNPLIGKSFVAYATKPHLPVDAATVDPS; encoded by the coding sequence GTGCTGACCGTCGACTTCTCCCGGTTCCCGCTCGCCCCGGGGGACCGTGTGCTGGATCTCGGGTGCGGGGCGGGACGCCACGCCTTCGAGTGCTACCGGCGCGGCGCGCACGTCGTCGCGCTGGACCAGAACGCCGAGGAGATCCGCGAGGTCGCCAAGTGGTTCGCCGCGATGAAGGAGGCGGGCGAGGCACCGGAGGGCGCGACCGCCACCGCCATGGAGGGCGACGCGCTCCAACTCCCCTTCCCCGACGAGTCGTTCGACGTCGTCATCATCTCCGAGGTGATGGAGCACATCCCGGACGACAAGGGCGTGCTCGCCGAGATGGTCCGCGTGCTCAAGCCCGGCGGGCGGATAGCCATCACGGTCCCGCGCTACGGGCCCGAGAAGGTCTGCTGGACGCTCTCGGACGCGTACCACGAGGTCGAGGGCGGCCACATCCGCATCTACAAGGCGGACGAACTGCTCGGCAAGATCCGCGAGGCCGGCCTCAGGCCGTACGGCACGCATCACGCCCACGCGCTGCACAGCCCCTACTGGTGGCTGAAGTGCGCGTTCGGCGTCGACAACGACAAGGCGCTGCCGGTGCGGGCGTACCACAAGCTCCTCGTCTGGGACATCATGAAGAAACCCCTGGCCACCCGGGTCGCCGAGCAGGCGCTGAACCCGCTGATCGGCAAGAGCTTCGTGGCGTACGCGACCAAGCCCCACCTGCCCGTCGACGCTGCCACGGTGGACCCTTCGTGA